The following coding sequences are from one Electrophorus electricus isolate fEleEle1 chromosome 22, fEleEle1.pri, whole genome shotgun sequence window:
- the arhgap4a gene encoding rho GTPase-activating protein 4a isoform X2 — protein MSSYNVKLRRVGGADYDTQIKEVRNQLAEQLRVVDSHLEQKSQVLQELSDYLRRRGEIESEYARSLDKLVDKFTSKSRKKESSSQSAVHCWHMLLSQTRQESKDHSALSDSCSTALPQDLSRCLEHVQRLAKKSKDICTQLQDGLLKVTVELQTTLKTYSQYHTEYLSAEVKLKEAAKQEEKQKQSAARKIERLIEKRQCKVQEIQLKCNKARNDYLLNLEAANASMNKYFLHDVSSLFDYSDAGFHQSLSQVLRLYMSRRSQSHHNLGSGLQQLAGALSGLDQNHDRDTLMQMHEATFCLPLRFQYQPHEGDQVCEVSADCEMKSELETRFQQLQTRLSLVTSENEELSNMVQVAHTAMLDCINEDVFGSTPEHITSQSPESTNEVSNNKFNQAKRRTNLQEVENSYFMKVKDYLLTGSLASKLQARHDLLKVAIQKAGTVDSHHPRKRSRKSVRQKKSQLSAQTSLSPFFGDLLSYIQASGEPIPVVVESCVRFINLSGLHHEGIFRVPGSQLEVNRLRDTFERGDDPLADETCDMDSVAGVLKLYFRGMENPLFPKDSFDQLMACGQTEDEMEKVAELKRVILSYPPPLIVVMRYLFAFLHHVSQYSDENMMQPYNLAVCFGPSLIRGPEDADAVALQQINAIVKTIITQHESIFPSQSELDGPVYETCMTLEQEDIEVAGEEGELESDASPHKEVKEELEGIALFDYTARSTAELSFKQGERVLLHSRASFDWWRGEVNGTKGLIPDKYISMPSAAGGQDHRDRERSSSGSQTVEQPAGVTHIRPRVSSEKSGVSASHVHAGKITLQIPTGQHMRQATSPGALRKPIGPQMRRSAVDSELGEEMKIEVDKDVCHQMNSVFKELLSRQQSGEQPEVSHSSSLPTETLSSSLPQNSQGRRGSAERKRRF, from the exons ATGTCGTCATACAACGTCAAACTGAGGAGAGTCGGCGGTGCGGACTACGACACACAGATCAAAG aggtTCGTAATCAGCTTGCCGAGCAGCTGCGAGTTGTTGATAGCCATCTGGAGCAGAAGAGCCAGGTGCTGCAGGAACTGAGTGACTACCTGCGCCGGCGGGGCGAGATCGAGAGCGAGTACGCCCGCTCGCTGGACAAGCTCGTCGACAAGTTCACCTCCAAGAGCAGAAA AAAGGAGTCTAGTAGCCAGTCAGCGGTGCACTGTTGGCATATGCTGTTGTCTCAGACGCGGCAGGAAAGCAAAGATCACAGTGCTCTGAGTGACAGCTGCAGTACTGCGCTACCTCAGGATCTCTCACGCTGCCTGGAACATGTTCAGCGCCTGGCAAAAAAa AGTAAAGACATCTGCACTCAGCTACAGGATGGTCTGCTGAAGGTAACGGTGGAGCTGCAGACT ACGTTAAAAACATATTCCCAGTACCATACTGAGTACCTGTCCGCCGAGGTCAAACTGAAAGAAGCTGCcaaacaggaagagaaacagaaacagagcgCTGCAAGGAAGATAGAGAGACTGATCGAGAAA AGACAGTGTAAAGTTCAGGAGATCCAGCTAAAGTGCAACAAAGCACGCAATGACTATCTGCTCAACCTGGAAGCTGCCAATGCTTCCATGAACAAATACTTCCTGCATGATGTCTCCAGCCTCTTCGAT TACAGTGATGCAGGATTCCACCAGTCACTGTCTCAGGTTCTGAGGCTGTACATGTCCAGACGCTCCCAGTCCCACCATAACCTGGGCTCAGGGCTGCAGCAGTTGGCTGGTGCTCTCTCGGGCCTGGATCAGAACCATGACAGAGACACACTGATGCAGATGCACGAGGCCACCTTCTGCCTGCCGCTCCGCTTTCAATACCAGCCCCATGAAGGAGACCAA GTGTGTGAAGTGAGTGCAGACTGTGAGATGAAGAGTGAGCTTGAGACTCGGTTCCAGCAGCTGCAGACTAGGCTGTCCTTGGTCACTAGTGAAAATGAAGAG CTCAGTAACATGGTCCAGGTTGCTCACACTGCCATGCTTGACTGTATTAATGAGGATGTCTTTGGCTCCACCCCTGAGCACATTACCAGCCAATCACCCGAGAGTACCAATGAAGTCTCAAACAATAAGTTCAATCAAGCAAAACGTAGGACCAATCTGCAAGAAGTGGAGAACTCCTATTTTATG AAAGTTAAAGACTATCTCTTAACTGGCTCCTTAGCGTCAAAACTACAGGCAAGGCATGATCTACTCAAAGTTGCAATACAAAAAG CTGGAACTGTTGACAGTCACCATCCCAG AAAGCGCTCCAGGAAGTCTGTTCGCCAAAAGAAgagtcagctgtctgctcagacCAGCCTAAGCCCCTTCTTTGGAGACCTGCTGTCTTACATCCAG GCATCCGGAGAGCCGATTCCTGTGGTGGTGGAGAGCTGCGTCAGGTTCATCAATCTCAGTG GCTTACACCATGAGGGCATCTTCCGAGTGCCAGGCTCCCAGCTAGAGGTCAACCGGCTAAGGGATACATTTGAGAGAG GGGACGACCCCCTGGCTGATGAGACATGCGACATGGACTCAGTGGCAGGTGTACTGAAGCTGTATTTCAGAGGAATGGAAAATCCCCTCTTCCCTAAAGACAGCTTCGACCAGTTGATGGCGTGTGGAC aAACAGAAGATGAGATGGAGAAAGTAGCAGAGTTAAAGAGAGTCATCCTCTCCTACCCTCCCCCACTTATTGTTGTGATGAGATACCTCTTTGCATTCCTCCACCA tgtctcCCAGTACAGTGATGAGAACATGATGCAGCCCTACAACCTGGCCGTGTGTTTTGGGCCCAGTCTGATCAGGGGGCCTGAGGATGCAGACGCTGTCGCACTCCAGCAGATCAATGCCATCGTCAAAACCATCATCACCCAGCATGAGAGTATCTTTCCCAGCCAGAGCGAACTGGACGGACCCGTTTATGAGACGTGCATGACACTTGAACAAGAGGATAT TGAGGTTGCGGGAGAAGAGGGGGAGCTGGAATCGGACGCATCACCGCACAAAGAAGTCAAAGAGg AGCTGGAGGGAATAGCCTTGTTTGATTACACGGCACGTTCGACAGCTGAGCTGTCCTTCAAACAGGGTGAACGTGTCCTACTTCACAGCAGAGCCTCCTTTGATTGGTGGAGAGGGGAAGTGAACGGCACAAAAGGTCTTATCCCAGATAAATACATTAGCATGCCAAG tGCGGCGGGAGGGCAagatcacagagacagagagaggagcagcagTGGAAGCCAGACAGTGGAGCAACCAGCCGGGGTGACCCACATACG GCCCAGGGTTTCCAGTGAGAAGTCTGGAGTTAGTGCCAGCCATGTGCATGCAGGCAAAATTACCCTCCAGATACCCACAGGGCAACATATGCGGCAAGCCACTTCTCCAGGGGCTTTACGTAAACCAATAGG TCCCCAGATGAGAAGGTCTGCAGTTGACAGTGAATTAGGAGAGGAGATGAAAATAGAGGTGGACAAG GACGTGTGTCATCAGATGAATTCTGTCTTCAAGGAGCTTCTCTCTCGCCAGCAGTCTGGCGAGCAACCCGAAGTGTCACACTCTTCCTCGTTGCCCACTGAGACCttgtcttcctctctgccaCAGAACTCTCAGGGGAGACGAGGCagtgcagagaggaagaggcgtTTTTAA
- the casp9 gene encoding LOW QUALITY PROTEIN: caspase-9 (The sequence of the model RefSeq protein was modified relative to this genomic sequence to represent the inferred CDS: deleted 5 bases in 5 codons): MRMDASQKNILQLNRTNIVKDLDPSNVYDGLLSRGIFTEDMIDEIKSAGTRRDQARQLVKDLQMRGSRAFPAFLECLRETGHHTLVNILQSEGPVTVPASLPVLPSAVPFPISHPIDGKKPDRGDGPQKLVPLKPALPILSPEGESLAPRLPRPRRESIQSYKIEANPCGLCLIINNVDFDPASDLKNRAGSDIDCDKLKRRFESFNFCVTVRRNLKCKEIKHQLSVLASTDHSLRYDCCVVVILSHGTESNNNRFPGAVHGVDGRSVPVQIMTNYLNGKNCPSLQSKPKLFFIQACGGGEKDTGFEVSPDEVRPMAGGMDDQTDAIPTSSSSDSLSLSDEPDARATLPTPSDILVSYSTFPGYVSWRDSNTGSWYVETLDCILEQNAATDDLVTMLMMVNNEVSQISAKGLYKQMPGSFNFLRKLFYFQTSKT; encoded by the exons ATGAG AATGGATGCTAGTCAGAAAAATATCCTTCAACTGAACAGGACTAATATTGTTAAAGATTTGGATCCTTCAAATGTCTACGATGGACTTTTGTCAAGGGGCATCTTCACTGAAGACATGATAGATGAGATAAAG AGCGCCGGAACCAGACGTGACCAAGCCAGGCAGCTGGTAAAGGACCTACAGATGAGAGGGAGTAGAGCATTTCCTGCCTTTCTTGAGTGTCTTCGCGAAACTGGACATCACACTTTGGTCAATATACTACAAAGTGAAGGTCCAGTTACTGTCCCagcatccctgcctgtgctacCTTCTGCCGTCCCTTTCCCAATCT CACATCCTATAGATGGTAAAAAGCCAGACAGAGGTGATGGTCCTCAGAAGCTAGTGCCACTAAAACCAGCACTTCCTATCCTAT CTCCTGAGGGTGAAAGTTTAGCACCCAGGCTGCCTAGGCCAAGGCGTGAGAGCATCCAG TCTTATAAGATAGAAGCCAACCCATGTGGGCTCTGTTTGATCATCAACAACGTGGATTTTGACCCTGCCTCAGACCTGAAGAATCGGGCTGGGTCTGACATTGACTGTGACAAGCTGAAGAGG CGGTTCGAATCTTTCAACTTTTGTGTTACTGTTCGG AGGAACTTGAAGTGTAAG GAAATAAAACATCAGTTGTCTGTGCTGGCCAGTACAGATCACTCACTCCGG TATGACTGCTGTGTGGTGGTCATCTTGTCACATGGCACTGAG TCAAACAACAATCGCTTCCCTGGAGCAGTCCATGGTGTGGATGGTCGCTCTGTCCCCGTTCAGATCATGACTAACTACCTCAATGGCAAGAACTGTCCCTCCCTGCAGAGCAAGCCCAAGCTCTTCTTCATCCAGGCCTGCGGAGGAG GCGAGAAGGATACTGGCTTCGAGGTGTCCCCGGATGAGGTGCGGCCCATGGCAGGTGGGATGGATGACCAGACGGACGCCATTCCCACGTCCTCCAGCAGTGACTCGCTCAGCTTGTCTGATGAGCCTGACGCCAGAGCCACTCTTCCCACA CCCAGCGATATTCTAGTGTCCTAT TCCACCTTTCCAG GATATGTCTCCTGGAGGGACAGCAATACAGGCTCCTGGTATGTGGAGACGCTTGACTGCATACTGGAGCAGAATGCTGCCACTGATGACCTCGTCACCATGCTAATGATG GTCAACAATGAAGTCTCTCAAATATCTGCTAAAGGCCTATACAAGCAAATGCCTGGGTCTTTCAACTTTCTCCGGAAGCTGTTTTACTTTCAGACCTCAAAGACATGA
- the arhgap4a gene encoding rho GTPase-activating protein 4a isoform X1 → MRIHPGEKESGGVTHGESEQDLLRVLLILTQEACVLPFFEATVTSYHTKGFHADSATMSSYNVKLRRVGGADYDTQIKEVRNQLAEQLRVVDSHLEQKSQVLQELSDYLRRRGEIESEYARSLDKLVDKFTSKSRKKESSSQSAVHCWHMLLSQTRQESKDHSALSDSCSTALPQDLSRCLEHVQRLAKKSKDICTQLQDGLLKVTVELQTTLKTYSQYHTEYLSAEVKLKEAAKQEEKQKQSAARKIERLIEKRQCKVQEIQLKCNKARNDYLLNLEAANASMNKYFLHDVSSLFDYSDAGFHQSLSQVLRLYMSRRSQSHHNLGSGLQQLAGALSGLDQNHDRDTLMQMHEATFCLPLRFQYQPHEGDQVCEVSADCEMKSELETRFQQLQTRLSLVTSENEELSNMVQVAHTAMLDCINEDVFGSTPEHITSQSPESTNEVSNNKFNQAKRRTNLQEVENSYFMKVKDYLLTGSLASKLQARHDLLKVAIQKAGTVDSHHPRKRSRKSVRQKKSQLSAQTSLSPFFGDLLSYIQASGEPIPVVVESCVRFINLSGLHHEGIFRVPGSQLEVNRLRDTFERGDDPLADETCDMDSVAGVLKLYFRGMENPLFPKDSFDQLMACGQTEDEMEKVAELKRVILSYPPPLIVVMRYLFAFLHHVSQYSDENMMQPYNLAVCFGPSLIRGPEDADAVALQQINAIVKTIITQHESIFPSQSELDGPVYETCMTLEQEDIEVAGEEGELESDASPHKEVKEELEGIALFDYTARSTAELSFKQGERVLLHSRASFDWWRGEVNGTKGLIPDKYISMPSAAGGQDHRDRERSSSGSQTVEQPAGVTHIRPRVSSEKSGVSASHVHAGKITLQIPTGQHMRQATSPGALRKPIGPQMRRSAVDSELGEEMKIEVDKDVCHQMNSVFKELLSRQQSGEQPEVSHSSSLPTETLSSSLPQNSQGRRGSAERKRRF, encoded by the exons ATGAGGATCCATCCTGG agagaaagagagtggagGAGTGACTCATGGTGAGAGTGAGCAGGATTTGCTCAGGGTTCTGCTGATCCTAACACAGGAAGCTTGCGTTCTTCCCTTTTTTGAGGCCACTGTCACCAGCTATCACACAAAGG GGTTTCACGCAGACAGTGCTACGATGTCGTCATACAACGTCAAACTGAGGAGAGTCGGCGGTGCGGACTACGACACACAGATCAAAG aggtTCGTAATCAGCTTGCCGAGCAGCTGCGAGTTGTTGATAGCCATCTGGAGCAGAAGAGCCAGGTGCTGCAGGAACTGAGTGACTACCTGCGCCGGCGGGGCGAGATCGAGAGCGAGTACGCCCGCTCGCTGGACAAGCTCGTCGACAAGTTCACCTCCAAGAGCAGAAA AAAGGAGTCTAGTAGCCAGTCAGCGGTGCACTGTTGGCATATGCTGTTGTCTCAGACGCGGCAGGAAAGCAAAGATCACAGTGCTCTGAGTGACAGCTGCAGTACTGCGCTACCTCAGGATCTCTCACGCTGCCTGGAACATGTTCAGCGCCTGGCAAAAAAa AGTAAAGACATCTGCACTCAGCTACAGGATGGTCTGCTGAAGGTAACGGTGGAGCTGCAGACT ACGTTAAAAACATATTCCCAGTACCATACTGAGTACCTGTCCGCCGAGGTCAAACTGAAAGAAGCTGCcaaacaggaagagaaacagaaacagagcgCTGCAAGGAAGATAGAGAGACTGATCGAGAAA AGACAGTGTAAAGTTCAGGAGATCCAGCTAAAGTGCAACAAAGCACGCAATGACTATCTGCTCAACCTGGAAGCTGCCAATGCTTCCATGAACAAATACTTCCTGCATGATGTCTCCAGCCTCTTCGAT TACAGTGATGCAGGATTCCACCAGTCACTGTCTCAGGTTCTGAGGCTGTACATGTCCAGACGCTCCCAGTCCCACCATAACCTGGGCTCAGGGCTGCAGCAGTTGGCTGGTGCTCTCTCGGGCCTGGATCAGAACCATGACAGAGACACACTGATGCAGATGCACGAGGCCACCTTCTGCCTGCCGCTCCGCTTTCAATACCAGCCCCATGAAGGAGACCAA GTGTGTGAAGTGAGTGCAGACTGTGAGATGAAGAGTGAGCTTGAGACTCGGTTCCAGCAGCTGCAGACTAGGCTGTCCTTGGTCACTAGTGAAAATGAAGAG CTCAGTAACATGGTCCAGGTTGCTCACACTGCCATGCTTGACTGTATTAATGAGGATGTCTTTGGCTCCACCCCTGAGCACATTACCAGCCAATCACCCGAGAGTACCAATGAAGTCTCAAACAATAAGTTCAATCAAGCAAAACGTAGGACCAATCTGCAAGAAGTGGAGAACTCCTATTTTATG AAAGTTAAAGACTATCTCTTAACTGGCTCCTTAGCGTCAAAACTACAGGCAAGGCATGATCTACTCAAAGTTGCAATACAAAAAG CTGGAACTGTTGACAGTCACCATCCCAG AAAGCGCTCCAGGAAGTCTGTTCGCCAAAAGAAgagtcagctgtctgctcagacCAGCCTAAGCCCCTTCTTTGGAGACCTGCTGTCTTACATCCAG GCATCCGGAGAGCCGATTCCTGTGGTGGTGGAGAGCTGCGTCAGGTTCATCAATCTCAGTG GCTTACACCATGAGGGCATCTTCCGAGTGCCAGGCTCCCAGCTAGAGGTCAACCGGCTAAGGGATACATTTGAGAGAG GGGACGACCCCCTGGCTGATGAGACATGCGACATGGACTCAGTGGCAGGTGTACTGAAGCTGTATTTCAGAGGAATGGAAAATCCCCTCTTCCCTAAAGACAGCTTCGACCAGTTGATGGCGTGTGGAC aAACAGAAGATGAGATGGAGAAAGTAGCAGAGTTAAAGAGAGTCATCCTCTCCTACCCTCCCCCACTTATTGTTGTGATGAGATACCTCTTTGCATTCCTCCACCA tgtctcCCAGTACAGTGATGAGAACATGATGCAGCCCTACAACCTGGCCGTGTGTTTTGGGCCCAGTCTGATCAGGGGGCCTGAGGATGCAGACGCTGTCGCACTCCAGCAGATCAATGCCATCGTCAAAACCATCATCACCCAGCATGAGAGTATCTTTCCCAGCCAGAGCGAACTGGACGGACCCGTTTATGAGACGTGCATGACACTTGAACAAGAGGATAT TGAGGTTGCGGGAGAAGAGGGGGAGCTGGAATCGGACGCATCACCGCACAAAGAAGTCAAAGAGg AGCTGGAGGGAATAGCCTTGTTTGATTACACGGCACGTTCGACAGCTGAGCTGTCCTTCAAACAGGGTGAACGTGTCCTACTTCACAGCAGAGCCTCCTTTGATTGGTGGAGAGGGGAAGTGAACGGCACAAAAGGTCTTATCCCAGATAAATACATTAGCATGCCAAG tGCGGCGGGAGGGCAagatcacagagacagagagaggagcagcagTGGAAGCCAGACAGTGGAGCAACCAGCCGGGGTGACCCACATACG GCCCAGGGTTTCCAGTGAGAAGTCTGGAGTTAGTGCCAGCCATGTGCATGCAGGCAAAATTACCCTCCAGATACCCACAGGGCAACATATGCGGCAAGCCACTTCTCCAGGGGCTTTACGTAAACCAATAGG TCCCCAGATGAGAAGGTCTGCAGTTGACAGTGAATTAGGAGAGGAGATGAAAATAGAGGTGGACAAG GACGTGTGTCATCAGATGAATTCTGTCTTCAAGGAGCTTCTCTCTCGCCAGCAGTCTGGCGAGCAACCCGAAGTGTCACACTCTTCCTCGTTGCCCACTGAGACCttgtcttcctctctgccaCAGAACTCTCAGGGGAGACGAGGCagtgcagagaggaagaggcgtTTTTAA